In Carnobacterium sp. CP1, the following are encoded in one genomic region:
- the plsX gene encoding phosphate acyltransferase PlsX, giving the protein MRIAVDAMGGDNAPKAIVEGIVLAAKEFKDIEFILYGDEVAINQYLDGEANIKIVHTDEKINSEDDPVRSIRRKKKASMVLAAQAVKNKEADALFSAGNTGALLTAGLLIIGRIKGIDRPGLLVTLPVMTKENSTFTLMDVGANADTKPENIHQYAILGTEYAKFVRGVEHPTVGLLNNGTEENKGNDITKRAFQLLKADKSIHFIGNVEARELLNGVADVVVTDGFTGNAVLKTIEGTALSMMQLIKSAIYDNGPKAKLGGLLMKDSLSGMKDVLDYSKHGGSVLFGVKAPVVKTHGSTEKEAVYFTIKQIHEMLASKVIDDLVEQFETKNTDQEK; this is encoded by the coding sequence GTGAGAATTGCAGTAGACGCAATGGGTGGAGATAATGCACCAAAAGCAATTGTTGAAGGAATCGTATTAGCAGCCAAAGAATTTAAAGATATAGAATTCATTTTATATGGAGACGAAGTGGCTATCAATCAGTATTTAGATGGTGAAGCTAACATTAAAATCGTGCATACAGATGAAAAAATCAATAGCGAAGACGATCCTGTTCGATCTATCCGCCGTAAAAAGAAAGCTTCTATGGTTTTAGCTGCGCAAGCAGTAAAAAATAAAGAAGCAGATGCGTTATTTTCAGCAGGTAATACAGGAGCATTGTTGACTGCCGGTTTATTGATTATTGGCCGAATCAAAGGAATCGATCGTCCAGGTTTATTGGTTACTTTACCGGTTATGACTAAAGAAAACAGCACCTTTACTTTAATGGATGTTGGTGCAAATGCCGATACAAAACCTGAGAATATCCATCAATATGCTATTCTAGGAACAGAGTATGCTAAATTTGTACGTGGTGTTGAACATCCGACAGTTGGTCTATTAAACAACGGAACGGAAGAGAATAAAGGGAATGATATAACAAAACGTGCTTTTCAATTATTAAAGGCAGATAAAAGCATTCACTTTATTGGAAACGTTGAAGCCCGCGAACTGTTAAATGGTGTAGCAGATGTTGTCGTTACCGACGGTTTCACAGGCAATGCCGTCTTGAAGACAATTGAAGGAACAGCTTTATCTATGATGCAGCTCATTAAAAGTGCTATCTATGACAATGGTCCAAAAGCGAAGTTGGGCGGCTTGTTAATGAAAGATAGCCTATCAGGCATGAAAGATGTGTTAGATTATTCAAAACACGGCGGATCAGTTTTATTCGGCGTTAAAGCACCGGTTGTTAAAACACATGGTTCCACTGAAAAAGAAGCTGTTTATTTTACGATCAAACAAATTCACGAAATGCTGGCTTCAAAAGTTATTGACGATTTAGTTGAACAGTTTGAAACGAAAAATACGGATCAA
- a CDS encoding DAK2 domain-containing protein — protein sequence MNVTELEGKHFRKMVSVGAKRLDTNAEYVNSLNVFPVPDGDTGTNMNLSLASGVKAVETTVSEQVDQLAAALSKGLLMGARGNSGVILSQLFRGFGKAIEGKETLAAKDLAAAFTNGVQTAYKAVMKPVEGTILTVARESAKAGEKKAKTTDDVVEVMEAVVRGAKKSLAKTPDLLPVLKEVGVVDSGGQGLLFIYEGFLEVLSGKISEDEVYQPSPQEMTEMVNAEHHRSVSHHIATEDIKYGYCTEIMVKIGEGETVKQDFDYDTFRNHLNEIGDSLLVVADDEIVKVHVHTEHPGEVMNYGQEFGSLMKIKVDNMRVQHETILENEDAQAPAQPAERIPYGVIAIAAGEGVQNLFKSLGANYVISGGQTMNPSTEDILKAIESIHAEKVIVLPNNKNIFMAAEQAAEVSEVPVVVVPSRTVSQGMTAMLAFNELNDLETNKKEMSTELENVVSGQITTAVRDTEIDGVSIKKDDFMGIIDGKIKFSKTNRKEATLETLKSMISDDSEIITILLGEDGDMNEAEEISAEIERLYEDVEVEIHEGQQPVYPYLLSVE from the coding sequence GTGAATGTTACAGAGTTAGAAGGGAAGCATTTTCGTAAAATGGTATCTGTTGGAGCCAAGCGTCTAGATACAAATGCGGAATATGTCAATTCATTAAATGTTTTTCCCGTTCCAGATGGAGATACAGGAACAAACATGAATTTATCTTTAGCAAGTGGAGTTAAAGCCGTTGAAACGACTGTTTCAGAACAAGTAGATCAATTAGCTGCAGCATTATCAAAAGGATTGTTAATGGGAGCTCGTGGTAATTCAGGAGTGATTTTGTCGCAATTGTTTAGAGGTTTTGGTAAAGCAATCGAAGGGAAAGAAACATTAGCAGCAAAAGATTTAGCTGCAGCCTTCACAAATGGAGTACAAACAGCTTATAAAGCAGTGATGAAGCCAGTTGAAGGAACTATTTTAACGGTTGCTCGTGAATCAGCAAAGGCTGGAGAAAAAAAGGCGAAAACAACTGATGATGTTGTTGAAGTGATGGAAGCGGTCGTTCGCGGAGCTAAGAAATCTCTAGCAAAAACACCTGATTTATTGCCTGTATTAAAAGAAGTAGGCGTCGTTGATAGTGGCGGACAAGGGTTGCTGTTTATTTACGAAGGATTCTTGGAAGTTTTATCAGGAAAAATTAGTGAAGATGAAGTTTATCAACCGTCACCTCAAGAAATGACTGAAATGGTTAATGCAGAACACCATCGCAGTGTTTCTCACCATATTGCGACAGAAGATATTAAGTATGGTTACTGTACAGAAATTATGGTTAAAATCGGTGAAGGAGAAACTGTGAAGCAAGATTTTGACTACGATACTTTCCGTAATCATTTAAATGAAATTGGAGATTCTCTTCTAGTTGTGGCTGACGATGAAATCGTCAAAGTTCACGTCCACACTGAACATCCCGGTGAAGTCATGAATTATGGTCAAGAATTTGGTTCATTAATGAAAATCAAAGTAGACAACATGCGCGTACAACATGAAACGATTTTAGAAAATGAAGATGCTCAAGCACCGGCTCAACCTGCTGAAAGAATTCCTTACGGCGTTATTGCAATTGCGGCAGGCGAAGGAGTCCAAAACTTGTTTAAGAGCTTAGGGGCAAACTATGTTATTAGTGGCGGACAAACCATGAACCCGAGTACGGAAGATATCTTAAAAGCGATTGAATCCATTCACGCAGAAAAAGTAATTGTTTTGCCAAATAACAAAAATATTTTTATGGCTGCTGAACAAGCGGCTGAAGTGAGCGAAGTTCCAGTTGTTGTGGTACCAAGCAGAACGGTTTCACAAGGAATGACAGCAATGTTAGCCTTTAATGAGCTGAATGACTTGGAAACCAACAAAAAAGAAATGAGCACAGAGCTGGAAAACGTTGTCAGCGGTCAAATAACGACGGCTGTTCGGGATACAGAGATTGATGGCGTTAGTATTAAAAAAGACGATTTTATGGGAATTATTGATGGTAAAATCAAATTTTCTAAAACAAACCGTAAAGAAGCGACTCTTGAAACTCTTAAATCAATGATTTCAGATGATAGTGAGATTATTACGATTTTATTAGGAGAAGACGGAGACATGAATGAAGCAGAAGAGATTTCTGCTGAAATCGAACGCCTTTATGAAGACGTAGAAGTCGAAATTCACGAAGGACAACAACCAGTATACCCTTATCTATTGTCTGTAGAATAA
- the recG gene encoding ATP-dependent DNA helicase RecG, with the protein MSKSIDDSVSILPYVGEKRLEALQQLGIFTVLDLLSHYPFRYEDIQEKNLLEIEDQEKVTLKGNVVSEAVVSRFGPKKNRLSFRLVIEHAVISITFFNQPYLKSKIVAGEELAVFGKWDAKRKSLTGIKILGGGSSEQDNEFESIYRANKNIKQKTIFNLVTEAYRNYHELIPEIIPDFLRQKYRLVSHQAAIYAMHFPASEEQTKQARREVVFEEFLLYQLKMQVLRKKQKLIGQGTQIKYDVKALRRFIESLPFELTAAQKRVVNEICKDLRQPNHMHRLLQGDVGSGKTIVAAIALFAAANAGYQSALMVPTEILAEQHMESLDQLFDPLEVRVALLTGSTKTKERRVILEELANGQLDVIIGTHALIQEDVHFARLGLVITDEQHRFGVNQRKILRDKGKEPDVLFMTATPIPRTLAITTYGEMDVSIIDELPAGRIPIETTWTRPKNFEHTLEFIENQLKKGSQAYVICPLIEESESLDVKNATDIYEKLTAYYASRYKVGLLHGKMKPAEKEAVMQDFKDNKLNVLVSTTVIEVGVNVPNATTMVIYDADRFGLSQLHQLRGRVGRGHKESYCILVANPKSETGMERMKIMTETTDGFVLSEKDLELRGAGDLFGSKQSGLPDFKIGDIVGDFGALEAARQEASELVNQPDFLTNPAYEELRKAVGVDNLAGLNFN; encoded by the coding sequence ATGAGTAAATCAATTGATGATTCTGTCTCTATTCTTCCCTATGTTGGCGAAAAACGCCTTGAAGCTTTACAGCAATTAGGTATTTTTACTGTACTAGATCTGCTTTCACACTATCCATTTCGCTATGAAGATATTCAAGAAAAAAATCTATTGGAAATAGAAGACCAAGAAAAGGTGACGTTGAAAGGAAATGTAGTTTCTGAAGCTGTAGTCAGTCGTTTTGGCCCTAAAAAAAATCGCCTTTCTTTCCGATTGGTAATTGAACATGCAGTGATTTCAATTACTTTTTTTAACCAACCTTATTTAAAAAGCAAAATTGTTGCAGGAGAAGAGTTAGCTGTTTTCGGAAAATGGGACGCAAAACGAAAAAGTTTAACAGGAATCAAAATTCTTGGCGGTGGTTCATCAGAACAAGACAATGAATTTGAATCCATTTACCGAGCAAATAAAAATATAAAACAAAAAACGATTTTCAATTTAGTTACAGAAGCCTATCGAAACTATCATGAATTGATTCCAGAGATCATTCCTGATTTTCTGAGACAAAAATATCGTTTGGTTTCTCATCAAGCCGCTATCTATGCCATGCATTTCCCAGCATCAGAAGAACAGACAAAGCAGGCTAGAAGAGAAGTCGTATTTGAAGAATTTTTATTGTACCAACTTAAAATGCAAGTTTTACGCAAAAAACAAAAATTAATTGGACAAGGCACGCAAATCAAATATGATGTCAAGGCGTTGCGCCGTTTTATTGAGTCGCTGCCTTTTGAGTTGACTGCAGCTCAAAAACGAGTAGTCAATGAAATTTGCAAAGATTTAAGACAGCCTAATCATATGCATCGCTTGTTACAAGGTGATGTAGGGAGCGGCAAAACAATCGTGGCGGCTATCGCATTATTTGCTGCAGCCAATGCGGGGTATCAATCTGCCCTGATGGTTCCAACTGAAATTCTAGCCGAACAACATATGGAAAGTTTGGATCAGTTATTTGATCCTCTGGAAGTCCGAGTGGCGTTATTGACCGGTTCAACTAAAACAAAAGAGCGAAGAGTTATTTTGGAAGAACTAGCTAATGGACAATTGGATGTCATTATTGGAACACATGCGTTGATTCAAGAAGATGTTCACTTTGCTCGACTGGGTTTAGTCATCACGGATGAGCAACACCGTTTTGGCGTTAACCAAAGGAAAATATTGCGCGATAAAGGAAAAGAACCAGATGTGTTGTTTATGACAGCAACACCTATTCCTAGAACGTTAGCCATCACGACTTATGGAGAAATGGATGTTTCTATTATTGATGAATTGCCAGCTGGTCGAATTCCAATTGAAACGACTTGGACGAGGCCTAAGAACTTTGAACATACGTTAGAATTTATTGAGAACCAACTAAAAAAAGGTTCGCAAGCTTATGTGATTTGCCCTTTGATTGAAGAATCTGAAAGTTTAGACGTCAAGAATGCAACAGATATTTATGAAAAATTAACCGCTTATTATGCATCGCGCTATAAAGTAGGGTTATTGCATGGTAAGATGAAACCTGCTGAAAAAGAAGCCGTTATGCAAGACTTCAAAGATAATAAACTGAATGTCCTCGTCTCAACGACCGTGATCGAGGTGGGCGTCAATGTGCCAAACGCAACTACTATGGTCATTTATGATGCAGATCGTTTTGGGTTATCTCAACTGCACCAATTAAGAGGACGTGTAGGCCGTGGTCATAAAGAGTCGTATTGTATTCTGGTTGCCAATCCAAAAAGTGAAACGGGTATGGAACGGATGAAAATCATGACTGAAACGACAGATGGTTTTGTCTTAAGCGAAAAGGATTTAGAATTAAGAGGTGCAGGAGACTTGTTTGGCTCAAAACAATCAGGATTGCCTGATTTTAAAATAGGCGATATCGTTGGCGATTTTGGAGCCCTAGAAGCTGCTAGACAAGAAGCTTCCGAATTGGTCAACCAACCGGATTTCTTAACCAATCCAGCTTATGAAGAATTGCGAAAAGCGGTTGGAGTGGATAACTTAGCAGGCCTCAATTTCAACTAA
- a CDS encoding Asp23/Gls24 family envelope stress response protein yields the protein MAVKIKTQFGIIDISNEVIATVVGGAATEIFGIVGMASKNQIRDNLNDILKKENYSRGVVVRQEDNGVAVDVYIIVSYGTKISEVSRNVQEKVKYNLESMLGISANAVNVYVQGVRVLND from the coding sequence ATGGCAGTTAAAATAAAAACACAATTTGGCATAATCGATATTTCAAATGAAGTTATTGCGACAGTTGTTGGAGGAGCCGCAACTGAAATCTTTGGAATTGTTGGAATGGCAAGCAAGAACCAAATTCGTGATAATTTAAATGATATACTTAAAAAAGAAAATTATTCACGAGGCGTAGTTGTTCGTCAAGAAGACAACGGTGTGGCAGTGGATGTCTATATTATCGTAAGTTATGGAACAAAAATATCTGAAGTAAGCCGTAACGTCCAAGAAAAAGTAAAGTATAATTTGGAATCAATGCTTGGTATATCTGCTAATGCAGTAAATGTTTACGTACAAGGTGTTCGCGTCTTAAATGACTAA